A genomic segment from Salvia splendens isolate huo1 chromosome 13, SspV2, whole genome shotgun sequence encodes:
- the LOC121760704 gene encoding uncharacterized protein LOC121760704: MSLGELRGNEGKIPATVQPPGRENISEVSLRSGMVYQNPSPPAVPPMGIPGQSQNEEGESSSPDQAKGKDKGKTKVRGESLDESQEAEAEKVKPYPYRGMVTRKRDATIDVTSMFKDVEVKVPLLTALKMPPISKFIKDYLAAKVNEEGRMITDENVSAVIQQSDLPSKKTDPRMFTLPISIGDIQVEHAMCDLGASINVLPYLIYKKLGEAKLVDTDIMIQLADRSCIHPEGILEDVIVKSRQQESRVDFNGEQFTFNVDEAMKRPADSENLYSVDVTEPLVKEFLEEEFLQRQFTDSAADEEVEREVAEWYETMKIGEMDDQAIVKAMIDFCERPRPAGSSGKAQVSSLEKRLDQGKPLEREVAENPLLEETPTPGKELKPLPAHLKYAYLGEEETKPVIINSHLTQGQEKRLLEVLRRNQKAIGWKLADLVGISPDLCMHHIRLKEGAKPHRDQQRKLNPNMREEVLKEIVKLVSIGIIYSIPKSNWVSPVHMMLEKLAWKQYFSFLDGYSGYFQIAVNPEDQEKTTFTCPFGTYAYRRMSFDLWHVVSSRGIEVDQAKIVVIAKLPYPTNQKEIRAFLGHAGFYRRFIKDFTKTAQPLTRLLQNEVEFEFSNNCKVAFQLLKDRLISSPIIRAPDWSKPFEVMCDASDYAVGAVLGQKIEGKSYVIFYASKTLNQAQKNYDTTEKEMLSVVYAFEMFRPYLLGSKVIVYTDHAAIKYLLAKKESKPRLIRWVLLLQEFDWEAVDKKGSENRVADHLSRILQKDDEEAISDAFPEEHLYLIKSTSECQWINRVERVDQANQGKGQHTQREPWFADMANYLVTGELPGSEEITRAQRLKLKSDS, from the exons ATGTCACTGGGAGAGCTAAGGGGCAATGAAGGAAAAATCCCTGCCACTGTGCAGCCACCTGGTCGTGAAAACATCAGTGAAGTATCCCTAAGGTCAGGGATGGTTTACCAAAACCCTAGCCCACCTGCAGTACCTCCGATGGGTATACCCGGACAAAGCCAGAATGAAGAAGGAGAGTCTAGTTCCCCTGATCAAGCAAAAGGGAAAGACAAAGGCAAAACGAAAGTGAGAGGTGAATCCTTAGATGAAAGCCAAGAAGCGGAAGCAGAAAAGGTCAAACCATATCCATACCGTGGAATGGTGACCAGGAAAAGAGATGCCACAATTGACGTGACGAGTATGTTCAAAGATGTGGAGGTTAAGGTGCCACTCTTGACGGCCTTGAAGATGCCCCCGAttagcaaattcatcaaggattACTTGGCGGCGAAGGTCAATGAGGAGGGTAGGATGATTACAGATGAGAATGTATCCGCAGTGATCCAGCAGAGTGATCTCCCTTCAAAGAAGACCGACCCGAGAATGTTCACGCTCCCTATTTCTATCGGAGATATCCAGGTGGAGCACGCGATGTGCGACCTCGGGGCGTCGATTAATGTTCTGCCATACTTGATTTACAAGAAGTTGGGGGAGGCCAAGCTAGTTGATACTGATATAATGATACAGTTGGCCGATAGATCGTGTATTCACCCAGAAGGAATCTTGGAAGACGTGATCGTGAAG AGCCGACAGCAAGAGAGTCGAGTGGACTTCAATGGAGAGCAGTTCACGTTCAATGTTGATGAAGCCATGAAACGGCCAGCAGACAGTGAGAACTTGTACTCAGTAGATGTGACTGAGCCCTTAGTAAAGGAATTTTTGGAGGAAGAATTCCTACAGAGGCAGTTCACTGACTCCGCTGCTGATGAAGAAGTCGAGAGAGAAGTTGCAGAGTGGTATGAGACCATGAAAATCGGAGAAATGGACGACCAAGCCATCGTGAAAGCAATGATAGATTTTTGTGAGCGCCCAAGACCAGCTGGGTCAAGTGGGAAAGCTCAGGTATCCAGCCTAGAGAAGCGGCTTGATCAAGGCAAGCCATTGGAAAGAGAAGTGGCAGAAAATCCTCTGCTTGAAGAAACACCAACACCAGGGAAGGAGTTGAAGCCCCTTCCAGCACATCTAAAGTATGCCTACCTGGGGGAGGAAGAAACAAAGCCTGTGATCATCAACAGTCACTTGACCCAGGGGCAGGAAAAAAGATTGCTGGAAGTATTGAGAAGAAATCAGAAGGCTATCGGTTGGAAGCTGGCAGACTTGGTGGGCATCAGCCCAGACttgtgcatgcatcatatcCGACTGAAAGAAGGAGCCAAACCACACCGCGACCAACAACGAAAgctcaaccccaacatgagggaagaggtgcttAAGGAAATTGTCAAGTTGGTCTCGATCGGAATTATCTACTCCATCCCGAAAAGCAACTGGGTCAGCCCAGTGCACATG ATGTTAGAGAAGTTGGCATGGAAGCAGTACTTCAGCTTCCTGGATGGTTATAGTGGTTACTTCCAGATCGCGGTGAATCCGGAAGACCAAGAGAAGACGACGTTCACCTGCCCTTTCGGCACatacgcttacaggaggatgtcATTTGACCTCT ggcatgtggtgtcGAGCAGGGGAATAGAGGTCGATCAAGCGAAGATAGTTGTCATTGCAAAACTCCCGTATCCCACTAACCAgaaggagatcagagccttTTTAGGCCACGCTGGGTTTTATAGAAGATTTATCAAAGATTTCACAAAGACAGCCCAGCCCCTGACGAGGCTGCTCCAGAATGAGGTGGAGTTTGAATTCTCCAATAACTGCAAGGTCGCATTCCAGCTGCTAAAAGATAGACTGATAAGCTCTCCAATTATACGCGCCCCCGACTGGAGTAAaccctttgaggtgatgtgcgacgccagtgactatgctgtgggggcaGTGTTAGGTCAGAAGATTGAAGGAAAGAGTTACGTAATCTTCTATGCTTCCAAAACTCTAAATCAAGCACAGAAGAATTACGACAcgaccgaaaaggagatgctatcgGTGGTCTACGCCTTTGAAATGTTCAGGCCTTATCTGCTAGGCTCGAAGGTGAttgtgtatactgaccatgcggccattAAATACCTACTAGCAAAGAAGGAATCAAAGCCGCGACTTATTAGATGGGTCCTCCTcttacaagaatttgactgggaggcGGTCGATAAAAAGGGGAGCGAGAACAGAGTAGCAGATCATTTGAGCCGAATCTTGCAAAAAGACGACGAGGAAGCCATCTCTGACGCTTTCCCTGAAGAGCATCTCTATCTGATAAAGTCGACATCTGAATGTCAGTGGATCAACCGGGTAGAGAGGGTTGATCAAGCCAACCAAGGAAAGGGACAACACACGCAGAGGGAGCCATGGTTTGCTGACATGGCCAATTATTTGGTAACGGGTGAGTTGCCCGGAAGTGAAGAGATTACGAGAGCCCAGAGGCTGAAACTCAAGAGCGACTCCTga
- the LOC121762259 gene encoding calmodulin-binding receptor-like cytoplasmic kinase 1: protein MKKTQSPPIICPAHIRRLNTNSGDRSTLEEDRHKSNNPALSYITSAAKKVGGVFSVIFFGRKKADPVSSRDQVLPDAWRYLAGQSPNFAGDSRRSSRSRRSNYDSYPEVDSAKLRNSSAFKEIYNATGNFSLDNKIGEGGFGTVYKGTLKDGRVVAVKRAKSETYDQRLSAEFKNEILALSKIEHLSLVRFYGCLEHGDERLIIIEYVSNGTLREHLDGTRPNELQIGERLDIAIDVAHGITYLHSYTDPPIIHRDIKASNILITEKLRAKVADFGFARLAAENPVATHISTQIKGTAGYLDPEYLRTYQLTEKSDVYSFGVLLIEMMTGRQPIESNKGLDERLTIKWALRRLRNGEVVVAMDPRLRRSIPSIHAVERVLKLARLCLAPSRLSRPSMRLCAEKLWDIRRELRENATARAISSPFHSARQNVFGSENSST, encoded by the exons atgaagaaaacacaAAGTCCTCCGATCATCTGCCCTGCTCATATCAGAAGACTGAATACCAACTCCGGTGACCGCTCAACACTAGAAGAGGACCGTCACAAGTCCAATAATCCAGCCTTGAGTTACATCACAAGTGCTGCAAAGAAGGTAGGTGGAGTTttttctgttattttctttgGACGCAAGAAAGCTGATCCCGTGTCTAGTCGAGATCAAGTGCTGCCAGACGCATGGCGTTACCTAGCTGGACAGAGTCCTA ATTTCGCGGGTGATAGTAGGAGGTCATCAAGATCAAGGCGTTCCAATTATGATTCATACCCAGAGGTTGATTCTGCAAAGTTGAGGAATAGCTCAGCATTTAAAGAAATCTATAACGCAACAGGAAATTTCTCCCTAGATAACAAAATTGGTGAAGGGGGATTTGGGACTGTGTATAAAGGGACACTTAAGGATGGTCGTGTTGTTGCTGTAAAGCGTGCAAAAAGC GAAACTTATGATCAACGCCTGTCAGCAGAGTTCAAGAACGAGATCCTAGCCTTATCAAAGATTGAGCACCTGAGTTTGGTAAGATTTTACGGGTGTCTTGAGCATGGAGACGAGCGCCTTATTATCATTGAATATGTCAGCAACGGGACCCTCCGAGAACACTTGGATG GAACTCGTCCAAATGAGCTTCAAATCGGAGAGCGATTGGATATTGCAATTGATGTAGCTCATGGTATTACCTATCTTCACTCGTATACAG ATCCCCCCATCATCCATAGAGACATCAAAGCATCGAACATACTCATTACAGAAAAACTCAGAGCCAAAGTGGCTGATTTTGGGTTTGCGCGGTTAGCTGCAGAAAACCCTGTTGCCACTCACATTTCTACGCAAATCAAAGGAACTGCTGGCTACTTGGATCCTGAGTACCTGAGGACATACCAGCTTACTGAAAAGAGTGATGTCTACTCATTCGGTGTATTACTCATTGAAATGATGACAGGCAGGCAACCTATAGAGTCGAATAAAGGCCTGGACGAGAGACTTACCATAAAATGG GCACTTAGGAGACTAAGAAATGGAGAGGTCGTTGTGGCTATGGATCCAAGGCTACGAAGGAGCATTCCATCCATCCACGCAGTCGAAAGGGTCCTCAAACTCGCCCGCCTCTGCCTGGCACCATCAAGACTATCAAGACCTTCAATGAGACTGTGTGCAGAAAAATTATGGGATATTCGACGAGAACTCAGAGAAAATGCGACTGCTAGAGCTATTTCCTCTCCCTTCCACTCTGCCAGGCAGAATGTGTTTGGGAGTGAAAACAGTTCTACATAA